The DNA segment CTTCCACCAACGGCGTCTTTCTTCCTGGTGCCGGACCAAACCCATCGACCATAAATGGTGGCCTGTGCATTTCCTCCATGCACCCCTGCTCCAACGGCTTGTCCGGCGCATGCAGAAAGTCGGCAATCAGCTCAGGGATACACCCGCGGCCCGTATTGGAATGCCCACCGCCTGCAATGACCAGGTGCTGTTTATTGGAGAGATATTGCAACTGCTCATCGGCATACCGGGGGGGCGTAATTGGGTCCGCCTCCCCGGAAATCAGCAAAACCGGGTGACTTCTGGGCTCTGGTTTGGCGTATGGTTTTTCGGATACCGGCCATACCTGGCAGCCTCGCTCAAACATTTCCAGGAAGGCATTACCCAGGAAAGTACCTGCCTCATCCCTGGCAACGTCCTCAGGGCTAATTCTGTTTAACTCCTCAGCACAGGCAACTGAGAAGGTCAGCCCCAGGGACATGGTGTTCTGGCGAAGCAGCCCTTCTATCGCCGAGAGCGGCAGATAGTTGCCGCGACTGGCCTGCTTGATGGCATAGGGCAGTAGTGCCGCTGTTTCCGGATGGTAGAGAGCCCCCCGGATAACATTCTGTAAAACCCAGCGCGGTACTGGCTCTTCAGAGAGAACGCCGGTAAATGGGTCGGGAAACGGTATGGCAGTAGCTTGCCAGTTTTCCAACAAGTCGTTGAGTTCGGTTCGCCAATCATCCAGTTGGGCACAGGCTCTATCTTTCAAGCAATCCCGCTCCAGTGCCTGTAGGGCGCCCTCTGCCGCCTGTGCGGTTAAAAACACCTTGGTTTCTATTGGCGCTACCGCATCCAGAACCAGCACACTCAAGCTCTCGGGATACCATTGCTGGTACAGCAATGCAGTGCGCGTACCCCAGGAGACACCCCACAGAGCAATCTTCCGGTGCCCCAGATGTTTTCGCACCCTCTCCAGGTCATTGACTGCTTGGCGACTACTCAGGGAATTGGCAAAGCTTTTCTGTTCCAGGTAGCAATCCGCCAACTCCGAAGAAAAAACCTCCAGGTTCGTGGGAAGCATCAGGTTCCAGCCACAATCCAACGACTGTGAAAGCCCTGCACCACGGCGATCTACGAGTACAATCGCACGCTCCCGATTGACCCTGCGAAAAAAATTCAACATCGGAGCCAGATCGCTGGCGGCCTGGCCTGGCCCACCGGCCAGTAAATAAAGCGGTGCCTTATCGCTCTCGCTCACAGCAGGCGCTACCATCACCGCCAAAGACACCCTTGTATCCCCTTTACCAACGGTGAGCCGTGAACACCGAAGCGTATTCCTCCAGCCATCCAGGTAGCAATCGCGAGATTCCGCCACCTCTGAATCGGCCCAAGCCATCGGAGATACAACCCCGCAAAGCACGACTGCACCCGTGAGCACCCAGCGTACCCCGATCATGACCACCCCTCTTCACTCAAAAGTCGTATGTGACAGTGTACCGAACCAGGTCCGGGCATGTCGCACTTGTAGCATGTCGGCCAATTACATTAGCGCCCATCTCCCTGCAGTGTTAAGGTTTCGGTTTTACGCTGCCCATGACTATACCCATGAGCTTCTCAGACCGTGAAAGACACTTGATTCGGGCCGCCTTTGCCTGGGGCCAGATCACCCAACAGGAAGGTTATACTCTTTCCGATCTGGAGATCGAAAAGTCGGTATTATTTCGCCGCCTGCTCGGCGGTCGCCCACCCCTGGCCTTCCCGCCACCTTTGCGCCACGGTTTTCCCTGGTACGATGTGATCGAAGGCCGCAGTGAGCATATTGTCAATGCCTCAGAGGCCTCACCCGAGTGCAGCATTATCGCCCCGGACTGCAACCCTGGTGATATCTGTATACTGATCGATGGGACCTTTTGGCGTGTCGTGGAAACCATTCGTGAACAGGAGGAGTATGTTGTCGAATGGGGCCAATACCCCATGCAATGGCGTCTGAAAAAGCACTGGGAAGTCAACTACGAGATGACCCAGCAATTACACAGCTTTCGCAGGAACAACCCCTCCACAGAAGTCAGTTTTGACCATTATCTCGGTCAACGTGAATATCGGGAATTTCGCATTGGTGATGACCAGACGGTATGGCTATGCGAATGGCAGTTAAGCCGTATTAGTCTCTCCGGCTGGGTCTGGGTTGGCACCGTGCTTCCCCCTATCGAAGATAACCTTTCCACAATCTCCGAAGACGCTCTAGGACCAGTGATTCTTGGCAAAAAAGGTACAGATACAGGCGATGCCTGGCTGCGTATTGAACAGGCTGAGCGGGAATCCCGCCTGGTCAGACTGACGGGGCAGCACGATTACCAGTTGCTGACCTCAGCCAGTGCTGCGGAGCTCAAAAGTTTGCTACACAGCCTGCAAGAAGAAAGCGGGTACGTCGAAGTCCTGGACTGGTGCGAATGCAGGCCTCTTCGCCGCTTCTCCCTCCCCACCCAGTTTGTCCCCCCCGAGACGCTGAACCTAACAGGGATCAATTACGACTTGGTGCCTGACAATGCTTACGACCAGTAAGAAAGCAATGGCCAGACAATAGATCTCAAATTGTCAGACTCCACAAACACTGACACTTAGTACTTAGGCTGTGATCAGAAGTATACAGGCTTGGGCTGCAACTGCCTGCCTTCTGTCATTATCAGTGGAAACTTCTATCAGCCCGTTTTAAGTAGCGATATTAAGAAGGCTGTCTCCCTACAGTTTTTTCTTTGACACTCACACAGATTCCCAGGGCAGTTTGCTAAAGGCCAGCGGTTATCAAATGACGCTCAATAACCATATGCACAAGAATTTGTGAAGCGTGTCACAAGATTGAATTATTGCTGAAACTTAATGCCACATAAACAGCTCTGAAAAATTGCAATTAAGCATCACATGGAATCAATAATGAAAAACCTATTTCTAATCTTTTTCTTTTTTCCTGCCATTGCATTGGCCGAAGTAGATTCTCAATTAGGATTTGGGCTTGGAACACAATACGGCGGCTTTGTCGGATTCAAATATTCGATAAGAAGCGATTCAAATACATTTTACGCCGGCCTCGGATTGGCAGATCCTACTGATGAAGAGTATGGGTTTACTTTAGGCTGGGAAAAAAACCTGGCAGAAAAGCATGCTTTCGGATTTCTAGTTAGAACAAAAGAATCAAAGTCATTCACAGGTGTTGTTTATCTTTCTGATCCTAGTGTAACTCCCTCCAGAAAAATTATCCTTAAAGACGGTTATGAAAGTTTTTTTGCTGGAACATATACTTACTACTTCAACCGTTTTGATGAGCCCGGCTTCTCAATCGGTGTCAGCGCTGGAAAGTCCTATTTCAATAGAAACCTAAAGGATGGCTTCGGCGATGACATCGAGTATGGCGCACACTTTGGATACCAGTTTTAATCTGATAATAGCTGGACTGACTATATTCTCAAATTAGCAAGCAGTAACAAGTCTACAAGGGTTTGCGCACAATCACAGCGCTAGCCATGCACAAAAAATGAAATAACTGCAAACAAATATTAATCTCAAACGCTTTCAGCTTTTCCGCTCTCTTATTAAATCTTCTGTTATCTCAGTAGCCATCATTCGGTTGCTGGTCACCGGCCGACCGAAATAAAAAAAGCCCTGGCCGCGAGGGATCAGGGCTTTGCAATATACCCCAAAAAAACAAAACCCCCGCAGGCTTCCCTGCAGGGGTTTTCTCTTTTAAAAGCCTGACAGTGACCTACTCTCACATGGGGAGACCCCACACTACCATCGGCGATGCTGCGTTTCACTGCTGAGTTCGGCAAGGGATCAGGTGGTTCCACAGCTCTATGTCCGTCAGGCAAACTGGCTCCGGGTGGCGTTGGTCTTAAGAGCCTTAACTCTGCCCGCCGTGTTATCGCTGTTTGCCTCGGTCAGTGTGACCGGCGATAACCCCAAATCATTCGGTAAAACACCCTGTAGTAATACACCGCAAGCCGCCTGTTGTGTGCCTTTCTATACACAATCCACTCGCTCAGTCGCCAGTAACCATCTCTGTTGTATGGTCAAGCCGCACGGGCAATTAGTACTGGTTAGCTCAACGCCTCACAACGCTTCCACACCCAGCCTATCAACCTGGTAGTCTTCCAGGGCCCTTCAGGACTCTCAAGGAGTCAGGGAGATCTTATCTTGAAGGAGGCTTCCCGCTTAGATGCTTTCAGCGGTTATCCCGTCCGAACATAGCTACCCGGCAATGCCACTGGCGTGACAACCGGAACACCAGAGGTTCGTTCACTCCGGTCCTCTCGTACTAGGAGCAACTCTTCTCAAATCTCCAACGCCCACGGCAGATAGGGACCGAACTGTCTCACGACGTTCTAAACCCAGCTCGCGTACCACTTTAAATGGCGAACAGCCATACCCTTGGGACCGGCTTCAGCCCCAGGATGTGATGAGCCGACATCGAGGTGCCAAACACCGCCGTCGATGTGAACTCTTGGGCGGTATCAGCCTGTTATCCCCGGAGTACCTTTTATCCGTTGAGCGACGACCCTTCCATTCAGAATCGCCGGATCACTATGACCTACTTTCGTACCTGCTCGACATGTCTGTCTCGCAGTCAAGCGCACTTATACCATTATGCTCATTGCATGATTTCCGACCATGCTGAGTGCACCTTCGTACTCCTCCGTTACTCTTTGGGAGGAGACCGCCCCAGTCAAACTACCCACCATACACTGTCCTCGATCCGGATCACGGACCTGAGTTAGAACCTCAAACATACCAGGGTGGTATTTCAAGGACGGCTCCACAATAACTGGCGTTACTGCTTCAAAGCCTCCCACCTATCCTACACAAATAGGCTCAAAGTTCAGTGCAAAGCTGTAGTAAAGGTTCACGGGGTCTTTCCGTCTAGCCGCGGGTACACTGCATCTTAACAGCGATTTCAATTTCACTGAGTCCCTGGTGGAGACAGCGTGGCCATCGTTACGCCATTCGTGCAGGTCGGAACTTACCCGACAAGGAATTTCGCTACCTTAGGACCGTTATAGTTACGGCCGCCGTTTACCGGGGCTTCGATCAAGAGCTTCGCCTAAGCTAACCCCATCAATTAACCTTCCGGCACCGGGCAGGCGTCACACCCTATACGTCCTCTTACGAGTTTGCAGAGTGCTATGTTTTTAATAAACAGTCGCAGCCACCTGGTCACTTCGACCGGCCTCAGCTTAGGGAGCAAGTCCCATCACCAAAACCGGCGTACCTTCTCCCGAAGTTACGGTACCATTTTGCCTAGTTCCTTCACCAGGGTTCTCTCAAGCGCCTTGGTATTCTCTACCTGACCACCTGTGTCGGTTTAGAGTACGGTTCACTATTGCCTGAAGCTTAGAAGTTTTTCCTGGAAGCAGGGCATCAACCACTTCGTCTCAAAATAGAGACTCGTCATCAGCTCTCAGCCTTAAGGACCCGGATTTGCCTAAGTCCCCAGCCTACAACCTTAAACATGGACAACCAATCGCCATGCCGGCCTAGCCTTCTCCGTCACTCCATCGCAGCAATAGCAAGTACAGGAATATTAACCTGTTCCCCATCGACTACGGCTTTCGCCCTCGCCTTAGGGGCCGACTAACCCTGTCCCGATTAGCGTTGGACAGGAACCCTTGGTCTTCCGGCGGGGAGGTTTTTCACCCCCTTATCGTTACTCATGTCAGCATTCGCACTTGTGATACCTCCAGCCAACCTCCCGGTCAACCTTCAGCGGCTTACACAACGCTCCTCTACCATGCTCCTAAGAGCATCCGCAGCTTCGGTTACCAGTTTGAGCCCCGGTATATCTTCCGCGCGGGCCGACTCGACTAGTGAGCTATTACGCTTTCTTTAAAGGATGGCTGCTTCTAAGCCAACCTCCTAGCTGTCTGGGCCTTCCCACATCGTTTCCCACTTAACTGGTATTTGGGACCTTAGCTGGCGGTCTGGGTTGTTTCCCTTTCCACGACGGACGTTAGCACCCGCCGTGTGTCTCCCGCGATTGCACTCCACGGTATTCGGAGTTTGCATGGGGTTGGTAAGTCGGGATGACCCCTAGCCCAAACAGTGCTCTACCCCCGTGGGTGAGACGCGAGGCGCTACCTAAATAGCTTTCGAGGAGAACCAGCTATCTCCCGGCTTGATTAGCCTTTCACTCCGATCCACAGGTCATCCCCTAATTT comes from the Microbulbifer sp. MI-G genome and includes:
- a CDS encoding alpha/beta hydrolase; its protein translation is MIGVRWVLTGAVVLCGVVSPMAWADSEVAESRDCYLDGWRNTLRCSRLTVGKGDTRVSLAVMVAPAVSESDKAPLYLLAGGPGQAASDLAPMLNFFRRVNRERAIVLVDRRGAGLSQSLDCGWNLMLPTNLEVFSSELADCYLEQKSFANSLSSRQAVNDLERVRKHLGHRKIALWGVSWGTRTALLYQQWYPESLSVLVLDAVAPIETKVFLTAQAAEGALQALERDCLKDRACAQLDDWRTELNDLLENWQATAIPFPDPFTGVLSEEPVPRWVLQNVIRGALYHPETAALLPYAIKQASRGNYLPLSAIEGLLRQNTMSLGLTFSVACAEELNRISPEDVARDEAGTFLGNAFLEMFERGCQVWPVSEKPYAKPEPRSHPVLLISGEADPITPPRYADEQLQYLSNKQHLVIAGGGHSNTGRGCIPELIADFLHAPDKPLEQGCMEEMHRPPFMVDGFGPAPGRKTPLVEGENTLGGEHL